The Streptomyces tubercidicus DNA segment CGCAGCCCTGACGGGCCGTCCAGTGTGTGGCGCAGCACCTCCTCGTAGCTGTCGGCCGCGGGCAGCGTACGGAGCAGATCGTGGCGCAGGCCGGCCGCGCCGCCGCGGTTCAGCCGGGCCGCCAGCTCGCCGAGCGCGTGACCGGCGTCGAGCGCGATCACCCGCCCGCCGCGCGCGGCGGCCAGCACTGCCCCCAGGGCGAGCGTGACGGTGCTCCGGCCGACACCGGTATCGACGCCGACGACGGTCGTCCGGTAGCTGAACCGCAGGTGGGCACCGATCAGTTCCAGCTTTTGCTGCTGCTCCGGGCCCATCCGCCGCCGCCCCAGCCGGGGCACCGGAACGCCGCCCCCGAGCGGCCGGTCCGCCGCTTGACCGGTCGCCGCGGAGTCCTGCTCCAGCGGGATCTGCGGGCCCGGACGGAACGAGTAGTGTGCGGCGCTCCCGGGGCCGGCCGCGCCACCGGCATCCGAGCCGCCCGTCCGCAGCTCCGTCGCCATCGGCACGTAACGGGCGAAGCCCTCGGCGACCTCACCGGCGGTCGGGCGGCGGCGCGGGTCCTCGGACAGACAGGCCGTGACGATCTCGCGCAACGGCCGCCAGGTGTCGCCCTGCCACAGCGCCATGTCCCCGCTCTCCGCGGACTGCGGGGTGTGGTGCTTGTCCCCGAGCCGGCGCAGGATCTGCCCCAGCGACTCGACGTTGTCCGCCATCGTGGGGACCGCTTCCGCCCCACGGGCCCGGAACTCTCCGTCGATGCCACACCGGCCCAGACCGGTCAGCATCAGGGAGCGCCCGACGACATGCACGCTCTGCGGCGTCAGTTCGGGCAGCACCAGCCCCTTGAGGTGGCACAGATTGACGGCGCTCGCGAGATGCCATCCGTAGGCGATGGACAGCAGGGTGTCGCGGCGCAGCTGGGAGCCGGTGGCGGCCCGCAGCAGGCTGCTGAGCTTGGGCGGCGGCTCGCCCTGGTCCTGCCCGGACGGACGGTAGAGCTGCATGGCCAGCCACGGCGGATCGTCGCGCGGGCCCGTCGCGAGCAGCAGCGGCGCATACTGTCCGGCCATCCGCCCCAGCGCCTCCGCCTCGGTGGCGAGCATCGCCGCCGCCTCGTCCGGCGCGCCTGGCCTGATCACCCGGACCGCGGCCTCCTTGCCGTGCCGGTCGCGGCCCAGATATACGAGCGACCGTGTGCCGGGCTGCCGGCCGTGCAGGGTGTACGGGCCCAGCCGGCGCGGGTCCCGCGAGGTGAGCGGCCGCCAGCCGTCGGGGTCGGCCGGCTCCGTGTCGTCATCCGGCGGCGCCACCTGCACGGAGGCGCCGAGCCGGGCCATCAGCCGCCGTTCCACGGACGAGAAGGCCCGCGAACCGGTCGGCAGGTGGTCCATCCCGTCCGGATGCGCGAGCCAGGCGGGGAAGTCGGGGGAGCGCCCGGCCAGTTGCTCCAGCCGCCGGCCGATATGACGGCCGGTGCGCAGGACTTCGGGCGTGGACACCGCGTCCAGCAGCGCCGACTTGGCCGCCTCGGAGAAGTCGAAGATCCGGTGCTGGTCCCGCAGCGGCCCGGCCACCGGCGCCTCCACGGGCTGCATCAGCCCGCCCAGGAACACCTCGGCCAGATGGGCGGTGTCGGCCGACCACGGCACCGCCGACTGCACCAGCCGCATCACCGGCACGGAAACGGGCGCCACCGCCGCGATATGCGCGGCGAGCCGGTACGCCTCGGGCGAGGCCGCGTCACGGAAGTGCCGCACGCTGTCCAGCCCGTCGCCGGACGGGGCGACGGGGCGCGCGGCCGGGGCGTGCAGCAGCGGGAGCTGGACCGTGCCGCCGGTCGAGGCGAGCAGCCGGGACCAGGCCGAGACGGGGCCCGCGGAGGTCTCCAGCACCGGCACCGGCAGCCCGTGAAACGGCGCGAGGTCGGCGGGCAGGACCGGATCGCTGACGCTCCACGACGCCCCGGCGGCGCCGCGCCGACGCGTCGTCACCCGCCAGCGCCCGGCCTGGATACCGGAGCCGCCCCACAGCCGCGGCGGCAGCGCATGGAGCACCGCCACCGGCCCGTTCGCCGCCCAGCGCCCCAGCACCCGGTGCATCCGGCCGTCCCGCCAGGCGGTCCCCATCCCATCGCTGAGCAGCAGGATCAGCGTCTGGCCCGACGGGTCGGCCAGCACCGCCGGGGGCAGCGAGGTGGTGTCCGGGTCGAAGGGGCGGCCGCGCAGCAACGGGGCGTCGGGCCCGCGGGTGTCCAGCCCGTGCACATGGACCATCCGGAACGCCCCGACCCGCTGCATCATCGTCCGCCACTCGACGGCGAGCCGCCGCCACAGCAGCATCGACATCCCGTCGTCCACCACGAGCGCCAGATCGAGCCAGCGTTCATGCCCAGGGCGCAGCACGACATCGGGCAGCCCGCTCTCGGCCAGCGCGGCGGCCGTCGCCGCCTCGTCGAACTCCTGGATACGGGTGGTGGTCCGGCGCTGCCGCAGTGGACGCAGGGCGCGGCCGATGCCCAGCTCACCCAGGAGCGCCTTGTTCTCCGGCACCCGCAGTGGGATCGCCGCGCTCGTCTTCGGCGGCAGCGGGAATTCGCGCCGCGACGGACGAGGGACCGTCCGGGGCTCCGGCGCGGCATGCAGATCGCCGCCGAGGTCGTCCAGCGGCAGGACGTCCTGGGGTTCCGCTTCCGCCATGGCCGCGTCGTCCGGCAGGGGCGGTGGTGGCTTTGGGCACACCTCGTCGGCCGCCGCCCGGTGTCCGGGGCCCAACGCCCGTGCCAGCGGCGCCGATTGCGGATCGTCCGGCAACCGTCCGGCCAGCCAGAGCGCGTCGAGCAGGGAGTGCCGGTCCAGCTCGACACCGGCCCCCGCGAAGACCGCGAGCACCTCCCGGAGCCGGTCGGATCCCTCTGTCATCGCTCAGACGGTCCCGCCGAGTTGATGCAGCACGGCGTCCAGCAGCCCGTCGGCGTCCAGATCGACGCCGCCGACGCGCAGGAAGACGGCGTTGAGCAGCTGGTCGGTGGCGAGTTCGCCCGGACCGCGGCGCTGCAGGAACGACCTGAGCAGATCCTCGACGCCGACCAGCGCGCCGTCACCGAGATGAGCCGCCACGATGGCCCGGAGCCGCTCCTCGTCGGGGGTGGGCAGATCCAGCCGGATACAGCGGCGCAGGAACGCCGGCGGGAAATCCCGCTCCCCGTTGCTCGTGATCACCACCACCGGGAATTCGGTGCACAGGACCTTGCCCCGCTCCACCGTGACCGGATCCTGGGAGTCGGCCACCAGGACCTGGATCACCGACTGCGCCTCGGGCAGCCTGGCCAGCTCCGGAATCTCGAAGACGCCCTCCTCGAAAACGGTCAGCAGATCATTGGGCAGATCGACGTCCCCCTTGTCGAGCTCATCGACGAGCAGCACCCGCGGCCGGGGGCCCGGCACCAGCGCCGTGCCCAGCGGACCGAGGCGGACAAAGCTCCCGATGGACGGCTCGGCCTCTCCGCGGTCACGGCTGAGCGTGGTCTCCCGCAGCCGCCCGATGGCGTCGTAGCGGTACAGGGCGTCCTGCACATTGGCCCGGCTGTTCACCGGCCAGCGCAGCACCTCACCCAGGTCGAGCTCATGGGCGACCGCCCTGGCCAGCGACGACTTGCCGGTGCCGGCCGGACCGGTGACCAGGAGCGGCCGGCGCAGATGGAGCGCGGCATTGACCACATCGGCGTGCTCCGGGGCGATCAGATACGGCAGGGGGCCGGGGGCGCCGCGACGGGAGCCGCCGAACCTGCGCCAGGGCGGGGCCTGCGGCAGGGTGACCCGGCGCTGGGTGCCGTCGCCCTGGAACAGCCGCCAGTCGGCGGTGGGTTCGGGGTTCATAGGAGCTCCGTGGGTTCGGAAAGCTGGAGTTCGGGCAGGGCGCGGTCGGGGTCGGCCCAGGCGAGGACGGGCCTGCCCGGATGGTCGGCGGGACGGTGCAGGGTCTTGGCGCGGTAGGAACGGACCTGCTCGGGCAGCGCACGGGCCGGGGCGTCCGCCACCTGCTGGACGGCATGCGATATCTCGTGCGCCGGAACGCGGTCCCACAGCACGACGGGAACGCCCATCGCCAGACACAGCTGGATGATCTCCATCCGGGCCCGAGCGGACACCTCCACCGACACCCGGGCGGCTTCGCGCCGGTCGAGCAACTTGCCGTACGCCTCGCGCACTCCGGTGGACGTACCGGTGATACGAAGCGGGCCGGAGGATTCCAGATGTTCCCAGCGGTGGCGCCAGTCGGTGAGAAAACGCTCATTGCGCCGCAGGAGTTCCGGACAGTGCACGACCACCGCGTACTCCGCGCCCAGCACCCCCGGGATCAGGCCGTCCGGATCGGCGAACTCCCACTCGTCCACGGGGAGTTCGAGGCAGTCACGGTCGAGGAGGACTTCGACGACCGGCCGGACGCCCTCGGGAGCGGACCGGCAGAGCCGTTCCAGGAGCCGCAGCACCGCCCCGGCGGTCTCCGCCGCGCTGTACCGGCGGCCGGTCTCGGTCGGCGCTCGGTTCGGGCCCATCCCGTCGTCGCTCCACAGGCGCAGATGGAAGGTGTCCGCACCGGCCTTGACCAGATGCACCAACAGCCGCGGTGGCCGGGTCCGGCGCCGCCGCCCGAGCGCCCATTCGTCGGCGTCGGCGCGGCGCTCCCGCAGCGAGGGCGCGGGGATGCCGAGCCGAGTGGCGACGCGGTCGGCCCACAGCCGCAGCCCGGCCCGCTCCGTCGCGGGACACAGCACCGCCACATATTCGACCGCCCGCAGCAGGCCGGGCACCCGCAGTTCGCCCGGTCCGGAACGGCTGTCGCCGGAGAGCTGCTCCAGCCTGCCCAGCAGCTCGGGAAACCCGGCGTCACAGGGGAGTTCGGCGACCAGCGGCAGCGCGGCCCGTACGGCCTCGGGCAGCAGATCCGTGAGTTCGGCCGGCAGCCCGGTCAGAAGCGCCAGCAGCTGGTCGTGCTCCCGCGGCGACAGCAGCCGGGGCACCGCGGACAGCTTTCCCGCCGCGATCAGCGCGGAGACCGCCCCGGGGTCCCGGGAGCGCAGCGCTTCCGTCAGCGCGGCCAGCGCCCGCTCCTCGGTCACCAGGATCCGCGCGAACTCCTCCGGAGACGGGGCGGACCCGTCGGTGGGGTGCCCGAGACCGCAGCGTTCGGCGACCGCCCTGGCGGAGTCGGCCCGGGAGAACGGGGTGGGCAGCACATTCGCCAGCAGATC contains these protein-coding regions:
- a CDS encoding trypsin-like peptidase domain-containing protein, encoding MGWFRAVSGTDDAADPRFRVASVLDAGDGKAAGAAVVLTPYHLLTCAHVVNDALGKELFDDGRPDGATLRVQTHGPAGARLHEALPVHWIPPRRLDGRDGPPGRGELEWAGDLAVLRVGAELPCPAAPPEFRAMREGQSVRAWHGSALSGSYADVRVKTCDSRVGYLDGALSGMAIGPAYSGGPLWSEAEGAVVGLVAACMLPPVDQGYDSRHVTRRSWGIPWQRIETELRAAGAGALLDRPVCDDDPAQAVLADLLANVLPTPFSRADSARAVAERCGLGHPTDGSAPSPEEFARILVTEERALAALTEALRSRDPGAVSALIAAGKLSAVPRLLSPREHDQLLALLTGLPAELTDLLPEAVRAALPLVAELPCDAGFPELLGRLEQLSGDSRSGPGELRVPGLLRAVEYVAVLCPATERAGLRLWADRVATRLGIPAPSLRERRADADEWALGRRRRTRPPRLLVHLVKAGADTFHLRLWSDDGMGPNRAPTETGRRYSAAETAGAVLRLLERLCRSAPEGVRPVVEVLLDRDCLELPVDEWEFADPDGLIPGVLGAEYAVVVHCPELLRRNERFLTDWRHRWEHLESSGPLRITGTSTGVREAYGKLLDRREAARVSVEVSARARMEIIQLCLAMGVPVVLWDRVPAHEISHAVQQVADAPARALPEQVRSYRAKTLHRPADHPGRPVLAWADPDRALPELQLSEPTELL
- a CDS encoding AAA family ATPase; translated protein: MNPEPTADWRLFQGDGTQRRVTLPQAPPWRRFGGSRRGAPGPLPYLIAPEHADVVNAALHLRRPLLVTGPAGTGKSSLARAVAHELDLGEVLRWPVNSRANVQDALYRYDAIGRLRETTLSRDRGEAEPSIGSFVRLGPLGTALVPGPRPRVLLVDELDKGDVDLPNDLLTVFEEGVFEIPELARLPEAQSVIQVLVADSQDPVTVERGKVLCTEFPVVVITSNGERDFPPAFLRRCIRLDLPTPDEERLRAIVAAHLGDGALVGVEDLLRSFLQRRGPGELATDQLLNAVFLRVGGVDLDADGLLDAVLHQLGGTV
- a CDS encoding SAV_2336 N-terminal domain-related protein, which gives rise to MTEGSDRLREVLAVFAGAGVELDRHSLLDALWLAGRLPDDPQSAPLARALGPGHRAAADEVCPKPPPPLPDDAAMAEAEPQDVLPLDDLGGDLHAAPEPRTVPRPSRREFPLPPKTSAAIPLRVPENKALLGELGIGRALRPLRQRRTTTRIQEFDEAATAAALAESGLPDVVLRPGHERWLDLALVVDDGMSMLLWRRLAVEWRTMMQRVGAFRMVHVHGLDTRGPDAPLLRGRPFDPDTTSLPPAVLADPSGQTLILLLSDGMGTAWRDGRMHRVLGRWAANGPVAVLHALPPRLWGGSGIQAGRWRVTTRRRGAAGASWSVSDPVLPADLAPFHGLPVPVLETSAGPVSAWSRLLASTGGTVQLPLLHAPAARPVAPSGDGLDSVRHFRDAASPEAYRLAAHIAAVAPVSVPVMRLVQSAVPWSADTAHLAEVFLGGLMQPVEAPVAGPLRDQHRIFDFSEAAKSALLDAVSTPEVLRTGRHIGRRLEQLAGRSPDFPAWLAHPDGMDHLPTGSRAFSSVERRLMARLGASVQVAPPDDDTEPADPDGWRPLTSRDPRRLGPYTLHGRQPGTRSLVYLGRDRHGKEAAVRVIRPGAPDEAAAMLATEAEALGRMAGQYAPLLLATGPRDDPPWLAMQLYRPSGQDQGEPPPKLSSLLRAATGSQLRRDTLLSIAYGWHLASAVNLCHLKGLVLPELTPQSVHVVGRSLMLTGLGRCGIDGEFRARGAEAVPTMADNVESLGQILRRLGDKHHTPQSAESGDMALWQGDTWRPLREIVTACLSEDPRRRPTAGEVAEGFARYVPMATELRTGGSDAGGAAGPGSAAHYSFRPGPQIPLEQDSAATGQAADRPLGGGVPVPRLGRRRMGPEQQQKLELIGAHLRFSYRTTVVGVDTGVGRSTVTLALGAVLAAARGGRVIALDAGHALGELAARLNRGGAAGLRHDLLRTLPAADSYEEVLRHTLDGPSGLRALTHGLGRTTPVAVYEEEYRRLMELLSRHFSVVLADWAPVLTESVTDTVLSMTHRLVVVARMTEPGIGQTQTLLTHLARRGYPELAERAVLAVTSLPGADRPVRRDDFTEQFRGHPGGMVFIPFDYRLDSQRDIELARLRSRTQDAFLDLAVLLAEDFPDHTP